The following proteins are co-located in the Oncorhynchus clarkii lewisi isolate Uvic-CL-2024 chromosome 30, UVic_Ocla_1.0, whole genome shotgun sequence genome:
- the LOC139389581 gene encoding indoleamine 2,3-dioxygenase 2-like isoform X1: MTQSSSARSDSGPCLQSDFSSVLLLGPRFPTLRSFGFPSGPAYPVPTPLPQPSHLVSSNPPKLPLACIQSSPLVSINTLDNSSQSPHLSLLLGSPVPLRVTMCMKVFGEICILPRNLAVPYWKVSQRLGLPPILTHADAVLANWKKRDPHGPFDMENLELLVTLPGGDSVRGFFMVTLLVELAAVPAIKSIPLVINGVQCGDAETVTRALEEISQAMEGMTDALKLMHAYVKPDVFYGIIRIYLSGWKDNSSMPAGLVYEGIQAEPMEYSGGSAAQSSLLHCFDELLGVKHEENCGAFLTRMRNYMPSSHKHLIQDISLQPSLRGFVQQEASELLTAAFQLCVTKLMALRSYHINVVSCFITVPAARARQLRRQGNSSQEETVSRAPTALEETGTGGSGIMSFLKTVRDRTRDVSLPLDNRAMQKSTNGAQPQNTQYTTHQTHLQSNTF; the protein is encoded by the exons ATGACACAGTCAAG ttctgcccgctctgactctggtccctgtctccagtccgaCTTCTCATCTGTCCTGCTACTCGGTCCTCGATTCCCCACTCTACGCTCCTttggattcccctccggacctgcttaccctgttcCCACACCTCTGCCTCAGCCTTCGCACCTGGTTTCCAGCAACCCGCCCaagcttcccctggcctgcatTCAATCTTCCCCCcttgtttcaataaataccttggataactcatcccagtctccccatctgagtctgctcttgggttcacctGTTCCGCTCCGCGTGACAATGTGTATGAAAGTGTTTGGTGAAATATGC ATACTCCCCCGCAACCTGGCCGTTCCATACTGGAAGGTGTCTCAGCGTCTAGGCCTtcctcccatccttacccatgcAGACGCAGTACTGGCTAACTGGAAGAAGAGGGATCCACATGG ACCATTTGACATGGA GAACTTGGAGCTGCTTGTCACTCTGCCTGGTGGGGACAGTGTGAGGGGGTTCTTCATGGTCACTCTACTAGTGGAGCTGGCTGCAGTGCCAGCCATCAAG AGTATTCCCCTGGTTATTAATGGGGTCCAGTGTGGtgatgctgagactgttacaagGGCACTAGAGGAAATCAGCCAGGCGATGGAGGGCATGACAGATGCACTCAAACTGATGCATG CATATGTCAAGCCCGATGTCTTCTATGGCATTATAAGGATCTATCTGTCTGG GTGGAAAGATAACTCATCCATGCCAGCTGGTTTGGTGTATGAAGGCATCCAGGCAGAGCCTATGGAGTATTCTGGTGGGAGTGCTGCCCAGAGCAGTCTGCTGCACTGCTTTGATGAGCTGCTAGGAGTCAAACATGAGGAAAATTGTG GAGCCTTTCTGACCCGTATGAGAAACTACATGCCCTCTTCCCACAAGCATCTGATCCAGGACATATCTCTGCAGCCCTCCCTGCGAGGCTTTGTCCAGCAGGAGGCCAGTGAGCTTCTGACCGCAGCTTTTCAGCTATGTGTGACCAAGCTAATGGCCCTCCGCAGCTATCACATCAACGTGGTCAGCTGCTTTATCACCGTTCCCGCTGCCCGTGCCCGCCAGCTGCGAAGACAGGGCAACAGTTCTCAGGAGGAGACTGTCAGCAGGGCGCCCACGGCTCTGGAGGAGACGGGTACTGGCGGCTCGGGCATCATGAGCTTCCTAAAGACTGTGAGGGACCGCACACGGGACGTCTCCCTGCCGCTGGACAACAGGGCCATGCAGAAGAGCACAAATGGAGCACAACCtcaaaacacacaatacacaactCATCAAACACATCTGCAATCTAACACATTTTAG
- the LOC139389581 gene encoding indoleamine 2,3-dioxygenase 2-like isoform X2, producing MATTLTDSQKPFSLDPYHVSDVFGFILPAPLTELPPYYQPWMDIAQHVTELIYSHTLRSHILKMPLLNTRFLESHRELRLAHLALSVMTMGYVWQEGENDTVKILPRNLAVPYWKVSQRLGLPPILTHADAVLANWKKRDPHGPFDMENLELLVTLPGGDSVRGFFMVTLLVELAAVPAIKSIPLVINGVQCGDAETVTRALEEISQAMEGMTDALKLMHAYVKPDVFYGIIRIYLSGWKDNSSMPAGLVYEGIQAEPMEYSGGSAAQSSLLHCFDELLGVKHEENCGAFLTRMRNYMPSSHKHLIQDISLQPSLRGFVQQEASELLTAAFQLCVTKLMALRSYHINVVSCFITVPAARARQLRRQGNSSQEETVSRAPTALEETGTGGSGIMSFLKTVRDRTRDVSLPLDNRAMQKSTNGAQPQNTQYTTHQTHLQSNTF from the exons ATGGCCACTACTCTCACAGACTCACAGAAGCCTTTCTCTCTGGACCCCTACCATGTCTCTGATGTGTTTGGCTTCATTCTCCCTGCACCCCTG ACAGAGTTGCCGCCATACTACCAGCCCTGGATGGACATTGCCCAGCATGTTACAGAGCTCATCTACTCTCACACGCTGCGCTCCCACATTCTCAAG ATGCCCTTGCTGAACACCCGATTCCTGGAGAGCCACAGAGAGCTGCGTCTGGCCCATTTGGCCCTGAGTGTGATGACCATGGGCTACGTGTGGCAGGAGGGGGAGAATGACACAGTCAAG ATACTCCCCCGCAACCTGGCCGTTCCATACTGGAAGGTGTCTCAGCGTCTAGGCCTtcctcccatccttacccatgcAGACGCAGTACTGGCTAACTGGAAGAAGAGGGATCCACATGG ACCATTTGACATGGA GAACTTGGAGCTGCTTGTCACTCTGCCTGGTGGGGACAGTGTGAGGGGGTTCTTCATGGTCACTCTACTAGTGGAGCTGGCTGCAGTGCCAGCCATCAAG AGTATTCCCCTGGTTATTAATGGGGTCCAGTGTGGtgatgctgagactgttacaagGGCACTAGAGGAAATCAGCCAGGCGATGGAGGGCATGACAGATGCACTCAAACTGATGCATG CATATGTCAAGCCCGATGTCTTCTATGGCATTATAAGGATCTATCTGTCTGG GTGGAAAGATAACTCATCCATGCCAGCTGGTTTGGTGTATGAAGGCATCCAGGCAGAGCCTATGGAGTATTCTGGTGGGAGTGCTGCCCAGAGCAGTCTGCTGCACTGCTTTGATGAGCTGCTAGGAGTCAAACATGAGGAAAATTGTG GAGCCTTTCTGACCCGTATGAGAAACTACATGCCCTCTTCCCACAAGCATCTGATCCAGGACATATCTCTGCAGCCCTCCCTGCGAGGCTTTGTCCAGCAGGAGGCCAGTGAGCTTCTGACCGCAGCTTTTCAGCTATGTGTGACCAAGCTAATGGCCCTCCGCAGCTATCACATCAACGTGGTCAGCTGCTTTATCACCGTTCCCGCTGCCCGTGCCCGCCAGCTGCGAAGACAGGGCAACAGTTCTCAGGAGGAGACTGTCAGCAGGGCGCCCACGGCTCTGGAGGAGACGGGTACTGGCGGCTCGGGCATCATGAGCTTCCTAAAGACTGTGAGGGACCGCACACGGGACGTCTCCCTGCCGCTGGACAACAGGGCCATGCAGAAGAGCACAAATGGAGCACAACCtcaaaacacacaatacacaactCATCAAACACATCTGCAATCTAACACATTTTAG
- the LOC139389581 gene encoding indoleamine 2,3-dioxygenase 2-like isoform X3, which translates to MDIAQHVTELIYSHTLRSHILKMPLLNTRFLESHRELRLAHLALSVMTMGYVWQEGENDTVKILPRNLAVPYWKVSQRLGLPPILTHADAVLANWKKRDPHGPFDMENLELLVTLPGGDSVRGFFMVTLLVELAAVPAIKSIPLVINGVQCGDAETVTRALEEISQAMEGMTDALKLMHAYVKPDVFYGIIRIYLSGWKDNSSMPAGLVYEGIQAEPMEYSGGSAAQSSLLHCFDELLGVKHEENCGAFLTRMRNYMPSSHKHLIQDISLQPSLRGFVQQEASELLTAAFQLCVTKLMALRSYHINVVSCFITVPAARARQLRRQGNSSQEETVSRAPTALEETGTGGSGIMSFLKTVRDRTRDVSLPLDNRAMQKSTNGAQPQNTQYTTHQTHLQSNTF; encoded by the exons ATGGACATTGCCCAGCATGTTACAGAGCTCATCTACTCTCACACGCTGCGCTCCCACATTCTCAAG ATGCCCTTGCTGAACACCCGATTCCTGGAGAGCCACAGAGAGCTGCGTCTGGCCCATTTGGCCCTGAGTGTGATGACCATGGGCTACGTGTGGCAGGAGGGGGAGAATGACACAGTCAAG ATACTCCCCCGCAACCTGGCCGTTCCATACTGGAAGGTGTCTCAGCGTCTAGGCCTtcctcccatccttacccatgcAGACGCAGTACTGGCTAACTGGAAGAAGAGGGATCCACATGG ACCATTTGACATGGA GAACTTGGAGCTGCTTGTCACTCTGCCTGGTGGGGACAGTGTGAGGGGGTTCTTCATGGTCACTCTACTAGTGGAGCTGGCTGCAGTGCCAGCCATCAAG AGTATTCCCCTGGTTATTAATGGGGTCCAGTGTGGtgatgctgagactgttacaagGGCACTAGAGGAAATCAGCCAGGCGATGGAGGGCATGACAGATGCACTCAAACTGATGCATG CATATGTCAAGCCCGATGTCTTCTATGGCATTATAAGGATCTATCTGTCTGG GTGGAAAGATAACTCATCCATGCCAGCTGGTTTGGTGTATGAAGGCATCCAGGCAGAGCCTATGGAGTATTCTGGTGGGAGTGCTGCCCAGAGCAGTCTGCTGCACTGCTTTGATGAGCTGCTAGGAGTCAAACATGAGGAAAATTGTG GAGCCTTTCTGACCCGTATGAGAAACTACATGCCCTCTTCCCACAAGCATCTGATCCAGGACATATCTCTGCAGCCCTCCCTGCGAGGCTTTGTCCAGCAGGAGGCCAGTGAGCTTCTGACCGCAGCTTTTCAGCTATGTGTGACCAAGCTAATGGCCCTCCGCAGCTATCACATCAACGTGGTCAGCTGCTTTATCACCGTTCCCGCTGCCCGTGCCCGCCAGCTGCGAAGACAGGGCAACAGTTCTCAGGAGGAGACTGTCAGCAGGGCGCCCACGGCTCTGGAGGAGACGGGTACTGGCGGCTCGGGCATCATGAGCTTCCTAAAGACTGTGAGGGACCGCACACGGGACGTCTCCCTGCCGCTGGACAACAGGGCCATGCAGAAGAGCACAAATGGAGCACAACCtcaaaacacacaatacacaactCATCAAACACATCTGCAATCTAACACATTTTAG
- the LOC139389581 gene encoding indoleamine 2,3-dioxygenase 2-like isoform X4, translating into MATTLTDSQKPFSLDPYHVSDVFGFILPAPLILPRNLAVPYWKVSQRLGLPPILTHADAVLANWKKRDPHGPFDMENLELLVTLPGGDSVRGFFMVTLLVELAAVPAIKSIPLVINGVQCGDAETVTRALEEISQAMEGMTDALKLMHAYVKPDVFYGIIRIYLSGWKDNSSMPAGLVYEGIQAEPMEYSGGSAAQSSLLHCFDELLGVKHEENCGAFLTRMRNYMPSSHKHLIQDISLQPSLRGFVQQEASELLTAAFQLCVTKLMALRSYHINVVSCFITVPAARARQLRRQGNSSQEETVSRAPTALEETGTGGSGIMSFLKTVRDRTRDVSLPLDNRAMQKSTNGAQPQNTQYTTHQTHLQSNTF; encoded by the exons ATGGCCACTACTCTCACAGACTCACAGAAGCCTTTCTCTCTGGACCCCTACCATGTCTCTGATGTGTTTGGCTTCATTCTCCCTGCACCCCTG ATACTCCCCCGCAACCTGGCCGTTCCATACTGGAAGGTGTCTCAGCGTCTAGGCCTtcctcccatccttacccatgcAGACGCAGTACTGGCTAACTGGAAGAAGAGGGATCCACATGG ACCATTTGACATGGA GAACTTGGAGCTGCTTGTCACTCTGCCTGGTGGGGACAGTGTGAGGGGGTTCTTCATGGTCACTCTACTAGTGGAGCTGGCTGCAGTGCCAGCCATCAAG AGTATTCCCCTGGTTATTAATGGGGTCCAGTGTGGtgatgctgagactgttacaagGGCACTAGAGGAAATCAGCCAGGCGATGGAGGGCATGACAGATGCACTCAAACTGATGCATG CATATGTCAAGCCCGATGTCTTCTATGGCATTATAAGGATCTATCTGTCTGG GTGGAAAGATAACTCATCCATGCCAGCTGGTTTGGTGTATGAAGGCATCCAGGCAGAGCCTATGGAGTATTCTGGTGGGAGTGCTGCCCAGAGCAGTCTGCTGCACTGCTTTGATGAGCTGCTAGGAGTCAAACATGAGGAAAATTGTG GAGCCTTTCTGACCCGTATGAGAAACTACATGCCCTCTTCCCACAAGCATCTGATCCAGGACATATCTCTGCAGCCCTCCCTGCGAGGCTTTGTCCAGCAGGAGGCCAGTGAGCTTCTGACCGCAGCTTTTCAGCTATGTGTGACCAAGCTAATGGCCCTCCGCAGCTATCACATCAACGTGGTCAGCTGCTTTATCACCGTTCCCGCTGCCCGTGCCCGCCAGCTGCGAAGACAGGGCAACAGTTCTCAGGAGGAGACTGTCAGCAGGGCGCCCACGGCTCTGGAGGAGACGGGTACTGGCGGCTCGGGCATCATGAGCTTCCTAAAGACTGTGAGGGACCGCACACGGGACGTCTCCCTGCCGCTGGACAACAGGGCCATGCAGAAGAGCACAAATGGAGCACAACCtcaaaacacacaatacacaactCATCAAACACATCTGCAATCTAACACATTTTAG